The Dermacentor andersoni chromosome 1, qqDerAnde1_hic_scaffold, whole genome shotgun sequence genomic interval gcaagtcgatttccttcgcaagggtGCTGCTcgaggagccaaaggaccttccgtcgTGTCataaagtccggaaaattggacggcggggggttcgagcgtccgaaacttcagatgttcttatacattgcttctatggggctcgtggcggtgccgcgaagacgtccgaaatatcggGCATGTCCAAAAATTTGGGCATCCGAAAATTCAGTTGTTGACTGTATTAACTATGTGATACCACCAGGATTTTGCAACGGTCTTTCTCCTCTGACCACACTTTCTAAAGAAAGCTAGTTGCACACCAGCCGCTCTAATCCAACAAATGATGCTTGCAGCCTATCATTTAATGCTGGCTGAGGGTGTATAGCCAGAAACTTCGTACTCAAAACCAAAACTCTTCAAGAAACACATTTTTGGGGGTTTGTTGCTTGTAAACACTTGTCCAAAAGGGTTAACAGCTTGCTTGCACAAATGGCTGTTTGATCACATGATCAAAATTCAGATCGAGGGGTAGCGCAGTGCAACTGTACCATGCTGGTCATAAATTTCACTTGTACACACGCATACAGTCTAAacccgcaataacgaaatcgccGGGGAAAGCAAAACGTTTCGCTTTTGCGGGAATTTCGTTAGCGCGAGAATGAGGCAGAAAAGACAGGGAAGGGAACTGGCTTGCAATAAGGGCAATTTGGCAGTTTTGGCAATTTATTGCCAAAAGTCAGTCAGCTTACTTTGCCGAGCCTTGCCTTGCAGCAATTTTACTGCTCTCGACTCGCACTGCAAGAAGTGGTCCATTGCTACCTCGTCATCATGCTCACCGAAAAATGATCCAATTACATCGAAGGCATTCAACACATCCCGCGGGTTCGCAGTCCTCTCTTGATTTGGTGTCTGGTGGTCGTCAGCGTCGTCGGCACCTTGGCAAATGCTACTTATGATGACTTCATCAGTCACCCCTTCATGGACGACAACACCTTCATCCACACAAAGGAACTCATTGATGCTGAGGCCATCCGGAACACCATCTGTCACGGCAGAAAGTTCATCCCATGCGTGGGCCAGCGATGGCGGCACTGCGCCGTCAGCACTGTCAACTAGTGCACCTTCAGGCGAATCTTCTTGCGATGCCACTGGATCAGCGCATGATGCTTGCCGAGTGGCAATGAAGCCGGCATGATTAAAACAATTAGCTATCACGCCTGGCGACGTCGCAACCCATGCGGCGGCCATCATCTCAAGCGCCATGAACATGTCCACTACGGTGGGACGCTTCAACTGGAggttcagcagcagacgctgaatCAACCTCTCCTTGTAGGCGCACTTGACGCTACGAATGACGCCtttgtggtgaagaggaagacgaagaaggcgctcttgtgtcggctgtgcacGCGATCAGCGTTCGCCTACTGCCAGTgcgactagactgtgcctagtgccttataataaatcatcttattacatttggtggaaggtgctgcactcCCCGACCTCACCCTGGAGCTTCGCAGCCGAACTTTAACATCTGCTCCAGCCGCTACTATGAACGACGCTGCCAACAATCCGCTTGGCGCATCTGCCGCTCCTGTCATCTGCGGCGCCGTGCAACGGCAGCGGGACCCCCCTGTTTTTAGCGGATCAGGTGAGACtgacgtagaagattggctctctacctacgagcgcgtcagtgaacacaacaagtgggatgacccgaCGAAGCTCCGTAGCTTCATCTTCTAtcttgctgacgttgcgaacctctggttccacaatcACGAACGGGAACTGCaaacctggtccgctttcaaaactgcattcgcggaagtcttcggtcgcccagccttgcgaaaactcCATGCTGAACAGCGCCTCCGCCAGCGCGCTCAACAGCCCGGCGAGACTTATACTagttacatagaggatgtcgttgATATTTGCGCCCGTGTCGATTCCACCATGACTGAAGaggacaaggtgaagcacatcctcaagggcatcgaggacgacgcttttcaaatgctcctggcgcggaaccctacttctgtcgcagctgtcgtcactctttgccagagcttcgatgagctgcgtcgacaaagggtccttgcgcgcagtgctctcgcacctggcgactctctcgcgggcctcacgcttcgctcaaacaccacgccagcagcatctctctctgttgagattaaggatttcattcgtgaggaggtggcgcgccaattgtctatgctgcctctcaacgatggacctccccagcctgacacatctctggctgctcccattaggtgggccattcgcgaggaacttgctgggtctttacctttcgcccaaccctgccctcccgtggctgcacctctgacctatgCAGAAGTCGCCGCGCGACCTGCGCCGCCGACGTTCTCGTTTCCGGCGTCAATGCGACTTCAAGCTGCACCTCCTCCCACGTCGCCTCCCATTCCATCTCGACGCCCAGTTCAAACCCCTTGGCGCACACGCGACAACCGACCCATATGCTTTGCTTGCGGTGTCGCCGGCCACGTCGcgcgcttctgccatcgtcgCATGCCACCTGCTAATGCTACTGTCGCACCGCCTGGATATACATATTCCCACGATACTACCGGGCATGCGATGCTTCCAGACCACGAGTTTTCGCCGCCTCCTCGACGCCCTGTCGGCGCccatcgttcgccatcaccacgtcgtcgctcactttcccccttacgtcgccgccagtcacctagcgagggaaactagttgctgcagttccgcaggcacgaactgcaagcttcgcgacttctacaaggcctgcacagtcgccacgcaatttattggacgttttggtcgaaggaaccgccgcaattgcgcttattgatactggggctgcagtttctgttatcgACACATCTTATTACACCTTGATCAAGCGGCTGCAGCACGGAAGTGCAGTTCGGTGGAAAAAAAACCAAGCGCACGTTTCCCAGTTCCACGTCATCGACATGATGGGCACTGCAATTGTCCACAAAAAGGCAGACCGATCTGCCTGCCTTCCGCATGTCCGTATCGAAGGCCTCGAGCCAGCTGCCAAATATGGCCCGGGTCATCCATGCCTTCAGGTTCGCGGTGTACTGTACGGGCAGCCGACGATTTCCCTTGAAGCAGCGGGGCTTCTTACTTCTGCCGATCACAAGTAGTGGCCGTTTATCTGTGCCGTCCATGTTGGTGCACAACAAAATTGTTACACGCCGCTTGCTGTGTTTCCCCCCGCGGCATTCTTGGCCTTTTAAGTCCAGGGTCTTCGATGGCAGCATCTCGTAGAATAAGGCCGTCTCATCTGCGTTGTAAATGTCCGAGGGCTTGTACTGGTCCAATACTTCTTTGTTGGTCAGCAGCCACGACGACGTTGTCAAAGGGTCGACGGCTGCTGCCTCCCCGGAAATGATTTTGGCCACTATGTCGTGGCGGGCTTTGAAACGGCTCAACCAGCCAGGGCTAGCCTTAAAATCAGCGTGCCCGAGAATGCATGCGAAGTCCAGCGCTTTCTGCTGAAGAACTCTGCCAGACAGCGGCACTTTGTTGGCACGCTGTTCACAAAACCATGCAAACACCGCCTTGTCAACGTCTGGAAAAGCCGCAGCGCTCACCGTTTTGTTTTTCGCACTCACACCATTTCCGAGCGCGCCGAGAATGGaggccttgtttttcagaatcgtCGATATCGAACTGCACGCAATTCCAAATTCTTTGGCGATATCCATTTTCTTCCTGCCCTTTCCAGCTTGGGCAATAATTTCAGCCTTATCCTGCAGTGTGATAAATTTCCTCTTTTTGGTTGGAGGCGGCATCTTAGCAGGGTGTCAAAGCAAATGGTCCGATCGGCACAGAGACACACCATTGACGCACTCTAGCACCAACCACACTGAGCAAACGACCATGTGCGGCGGTACACAAAGTCCACTGATACTAAAGCGTCATCCGGGTTATCGGAGCCTTCACGTGTTGTAGATGTCGATTTGGCTGCCACGGACGCAGGCGTTTCGCTCCGCATTTAGCACAAGCTGTAATGGCACACAGGATTAAATAAAATGTGCTCACTGCGAGATCGCCTACGGTtctggtcttctttttttttatttgtatcatTTAAATGCTAATTGCATTTTTGGCCCGGACACTGCGCAGTCACCCGTTGCGATCGTCCCGTTGCGACGGCGAacgaccaccatcatcatcatcgctgtcGTCTGTCACGAGAGGTGGTGCGAGGCTTTTTTTATTGTAAACAATGATGGCGGCGGCCATGCAAGTGTGCTGTGGCGGTAGTTAATGCAATTTAAGCGCACAACGAATGCATTTGAGCAGTTTCCGGACACTACTAGTATTACATGAGTAGATTATTTGCGGACTGTCGTTTCAGAAAATTTCGTTGATGAGGGATTGCTATAGAAAAAAGTTTCGTTGTCGCGAGATAAGAAATGCATTGACTCCTATGGCTGTTCGCCGGGGATCCGAAAATATTTCGTTGCGGCGAGAATTTCGTTCCCTCGGTATTTCGTTACCGCGGGTCTCGACTGTATTACCGTGCTGGAATGAAACATGAACAGTAGGAAATGAACGCTGCTTACACTTGATTATTTCCAAGTGAGATGTGTAATTGGAGCGTAGCGGGTGTTGCGGCTCTAGGTAGCGTTCCATGAATCCACCCGGTACAGGGATGAGTCCATTAGTAGTAGTGAAAGATAAAGGGTTTATTTTGCATTATTTTCACTGGCTTTAGACAcagaagcccactccatgtagcAGCATATTAAACATCTGAGCGCATCAGTACACGTCAGCACACACCTCACTGCACCAAAGGTCACCACTTTTAAAACCGTCATCTTCCTTAGGAGTCTAGgttagggaatctgatgactgtatctcgGCCAATCACAATTGTCAAATTGGTCGCAAAATCCCACCCATGATTTCACACGGTTCTGCTGGCTCTGCCCCCTATGTTGCACCATTGCACCCGCATATGGCGCAACTGCGGGGTAGTTTGGGAAACCGAAGTCAACGCTGCTCCCACGGTAGACCTCAACATTGACCCCTTTTATCAATTAGCCAGTTCAGCTTGTGAGGGTCCGGTTCAGGTAGAGGGATCTTCGCGGTAGTTGTCATCTTGAAGTGAGTTCCTTTGTTTGCGCGTCACAGTCTGTCGCGCCCCGGCATCGTCTGGGTGCGCGCTGATGAAAGGACTGCCTCGTGGAAAGCATCTAAGAAATGTTCATTGCCGTATTGAGACGTAACTCAGGGCACTAAGTGTGCTATGGCCCCAAAACTAAGCCTCTGTGATTTAAATCACCCCAGTGCGATTTGCAATGGCGAATGTGTAAAGGGAATTTCGCTTCCTAGATATTTCTCCCGTTTTTTTGTTCCAGTGTGACTACATCTATTAAATCCCCAGGCCCAAGAGCTTTCAGTTTGACTGAGCATAAAGCTGTGTTTACAGTACTGCTGTTGGTTCTGGCTTTATTTAGACTtcagacactaaaggcaaatattaattcgagctaaagtgatagattggtGCTAGAGaacatctaaggcgtcaatattattgtgAACAGAGCTCTAGTAATCGAGGAATTCAGGTTAATGCAGAACATAATtggagactcccccgggacagtCAAGTACTAGCCTGAtaatgaa includes:
- the LOC140215454 gene encoding tigger transposable element-derived protein 6-like — translated: MPPPTKKRKFITLQDKAEIIAQAGKGRKKMDIAKEFGIACSSISTILKNKASILGALGNGVSAKNKTVSAAAFPDVDKAVFAWFCEQRANKVPLSGRVLQQKALDFACILGHADFKASPGWLSRFKARHDIVAKIISGEAAAVDPLTTSSWLLTNKEVLDQYKPSDIYNADETALFYEMLPSKTLDLKGQECRGGKHSKRRVTILLCTNMDGTDKRPLLVIGRSKKPRCFKGNRRLPVQYTANLKAWMTRAIFGSWLEAFDTDMRKAGRSVCLFVDNCSAHHVDDVELGNVRLVFFPPNCTSVLQPLDQGVIRSVKCAYKERLIQRLLLNLQLKRPTVVDMFMALEMMAAAWVATSPGVIANCFNHAGFIATRQASCADPVASQEDSPEGALVDSADGAVPPSLAHAWDELSAVTDGVPDGLSINEFLCVDEGVVVHEGVTDEVIISSICQGADDADDHQTPNQERTANPRDVLNAFDVIGSFFGNHTSPHPA